DNA from Sphingomonas sp. SUN039:
TCCTGACGCTGCGCGATCGATTCGCCCAGCAGCGGCGCGCGGCGGACAGCCGCGCCGACCGTGTCGCGAAAGGCCTGTGGCGCAACCGACGAACGCGACAGGCCGAGCACGGGATCGTTCGCAGCGACGATCGCCAGCGGATCGATGGTGGGCGCGGGCAGGGCGGCGACGGGGCTGCGGTCGGTCAGGTCGGGCGCAGCGCGCGACGGCACCTGCGCGATGGCGGTGCCTGCCGCGACCAGGCTGGTCGCGACAATTGTCAATTTTGGCAAACTGATACCGCATCGAACCATCGCCAGCGTCCCTAGAGCCGCTGGCGCAAAAAGCCATATCGCCGCGCGCATCGGGGCACGTGGCATCGCCTGTGTGGCCGAACGGTCACGGCGTAAACGATCTGCGCCGCCAGGGTCGCCGCGCCATTGCCCTGAGACCGGAAACCGTCACAAGTTGGACGTATCGAATCGGCACAGGACCGACGCGACCGGCATCTGTCGGGCGCGACAGCGTCGAGCCGCTCAGGGAGTTTCATAAATGGCCGCCTTCACGCCTGGAAATATTGTTATCTACCGCGTCGGAAACGGTTCGGCGGCGCTCTCCTCTGCGGCGACTGCGGTGTTCCTCGACGAATATACGCCCGCTGGCGTGCTGGTGCAGTCGATCGCGCTGCCGACGGCGGATTCGGGCCCGAACCAGACGCTGACGGCAGCAGGCAGTTCGACGTCAGAAGGAATGCTGACACGCAGCGTCGATGGGCGTTACCTTGTGCTCAGCGGGTATGACGCAGCGCCGGGCACGGCGACTGTTTCGGGAACGACAGGAAGTGCGGTCAATCGCGTTATCGGACGTGTCGCCGCCGATGGTGCGATCGACACGACTACGGCACTTGCGGATTTCTCCAGCGGAAATAGTCCGCGCGGGGTCGTGAGTGTCGACGGTTCATCGTTCTGGGTGGACGCTGCCGTAGGCGGCGTCCGCTATGCGACCTTCGGCGCGACGACTTCGACCTTGGTGAGCTCGACCATTGCGAATCTCAGGACCATCGAAATCTTCGACAGCCAGCTTTACGTCAGCACCGGCTCGGGTACTACCGTGCGGATCGGCGCAGTCGGGACCGGACTACCGACGACGGGCGGCCAGACCATCACGACGCTGCCGGGACTGCCGGTGTCGACAGGCTCGCCCTATCAATTCTATCTGGCCGATCTGACGGCGGCAGTGGCGGGCGTGGACACGTTGTACATCGCCGACGACGGCGCGGGCGTCGGCATCCAGAAATACTCGCTCGTGGCCGGAAGCTGGGTGTCCAACGGCACCGCGACGACGGCGTCCACCGTGCGCGGCCTGACCGGATCGACTTCGGGGACGAGTGTTTCGCTGTTCGCGACATCGGCGGCCGCACTGTTTTCGCTGACCGATACGGCCGGGTACAACGCGACGATCTCGATCGGTGCCGCGACACAGATCGCGACCGCTGCCACCAACACCGCCTTCCGCGGGGTCGCCTTCGCGCCGCAGAACGCCCTGCCGACGCTCGTCATCAGCGACCCGACTGTGGTCGAAGGCAACAGCGGCACCACCACGTTGGTCTACACGGTCACGTCGAGTGCGCTTGCGGGCGTCGGCGGCATCGGTTTCAGCTTTGCGACCGCTGACGGCTCGGCAACGACAGGCAGCGACTATGTATCGCAGAGCGGCACAGGCACGATTGCGGCGGGCAGCAATTCGACGACGATCAGCGTTGTCGTCAACGGCGATACGACGGTCGAAGGCAATGAGACGGTGCTGGTCAACCTGACCGCGCCGTCGGGCGCGACGATTGCCGACGCGCAAGGCGTGGGCACAATCACCAACGACGATGTCGCGACACCGGGCACGCTCGCTATCGACAACGTGACTTTGGCGGAGGGCAATGCGGGGACGACCGCCTTTACGTTCACCGTCACGCGGACGGGGGGCAGCAGTGGCACGGTGACGGTCGACTATGCGACCAGCCTCGGCACCGCGAGCGCGACCAACGCCAATGCCGTAGACCTGACGGCGGCGAGCGGGACGCTAACCTTCCTCGACGGCGAAACCTCGAAAACGATCACGGTGCAGGTCAACGGCGATACCGCGTTCGAGAGCGACGAGGCATTCAGTGTCGTGCTGAGCAATGCAACCGGCGGCGGGTCGATTACGACCGCGACCGGCACCGGCACGATCACCAACGACGATCCCGCCGTCCCCGGCACGCTTGCCATCGACAATGTCACGCTGGCGGAGGGTAACACCGGGACGACCGCCTTTACCTTTACCGTGACGCGGTCGGGCGGCAGCGACGGCACGGTGGCGGTCGATTACGCGACGACGCTCGGCACGGCCGACGCGGGCGATCTGACGCCCGTCAGCGGGACGCTCACCTTCCTCAATGGCGAGACGACGAAGACGATCACTGTGCTCGTCAACGGCGACTATGTGCTCGAGGGCGACGATAGCTTCTCGATTGTCCTCGCCAATGCGACCGGCGGCGCGTCGATTACGACCGCGACCGGCAACGGCAACATTACCAACGACGATGTCGCCGCCGCCGTCGTAACAATCAACGATGTGTCGGTAGCCGAAGGGAATGCGGGCGGCACCAATGTGCTGACCTTCACCGTGACCCGCTCGACCAACGACGGGACCTTCACGATCGATTATGCGACCGCGAACGGCACGGCGACGTCGGGCGACTACACGTCCGCTTCGGGCACGCTGACCTTCACGGCTGGCGGCGCGCTGACGCAGACAGTGACCGTGCCGCTTACCGGCGATGTGGTTTACGAGGGCAACGAGACCGTTCTGGTCAACCTGTCGAACCTCGTCAGCAGCGTCGGCGTCGCGACCATCGGCGACGCGCAAGGGATTGGCACGATCACCAATGACGATCCGCTGCCCGCGCTGTCGATCGGCAATGCGACGGTGATCGAGGGCGATGCGGGCACGGTCACGCTCGTCTACACGATCACGGCGGATGGTGTGGCCCCGGCGGGCGGCATCGGTTTCTCGATCGCGACGGCGGACGGCACCGCGACGGCGGGCACCGACTATGTCGCGCAATCGACGACCGGCACGATTGCGGAAGGTGCGACCAGCACGACGTTCAGCGTCACCGTCAACGGCGATACCGTATTCGAACGCGACGAGACCGTGCTGGTCAACCTGTCCAGCCCGACCAACGCGACGATTGCCGTCGCGCAGGGGACCGGCACCATTTCGAACGACGACGCAATCCCCGCGTCGGCCCGCATCTTCAGCGAGAGTTTCACCGGCTTTACGGCGGGCGGCTTCGCGCCGACACCGACCGCCGGACAGCTCGATTCGGATATATGGCGTCCGGTCGGCTTCAGCGACAACCCTGCGCCCGCCTATGGCTTTACCGGCGCAGCGGCCACCGACTTCGGGCGGGGCCTTATCGCAGCCAACCCGACCGGCGGGGGCATCTATTCGGTCACGGGCAATGGCGCGATCATCGTCCAGCCGACGGGCACCGACTTTTCCGCCAATGGATATATCGAGGCGCGCATCCAGAACAACAGCGGCGCGTCGGCCACCAGTTTCGACGTGACGTTCGACTGGGCAACCCGCAATAACGAGCCGCGTTCGAGCGCCCTCTCGTTGCTCTATTCGACCGACGGCGTGAACTTCACCGCTGTCGCGGGCGCAGCCTTCTCGACGCCGCTGACTGCCGATTCGACGGTGTTCACCTACACGCCCCGGTCGGTGAATATCGGCAGCCTGCTGGTCGCCGACGGCGGCTATCTCTACCTGCGCTGGCAGCATGCCGACAATGGCGGGTCGGGCAACCGCGACGAAGTCGGTATCGACAATGTCACCGTGGATGCGAACCTCAGCAGCGTGGTCACGGCAAACGCGGCCAATATCAGCTTCAACGAGGGCAATTCGGGCACGACGAACGCCGTCTTCACGATCACGCGATCGAACGGCGCGGGCAGCGCGAGCGTCAGCTATGCGACCGCCAACGGCACCGGGATTGCGGGCGTCGATTATGTTGCCACCTCGGGCACTGTCACTTTCGCGCCGGGCGAAACCGCACGCACCGTGACCGTGCTCGTCAACGGCGACACTGCGAACGAGGCGAACGAGACGTTTTTCCTCAACCTGTCGAACCCGGTCGGCGTGGCACTGCCCTCGCCGCAGTCGATCGCGACCATCGTCAACGACGATAATGGTCCAGTCGCGATCTATGACATTCAGGGCGCGGGCCATCGCTCGTCGTTCAACGGCTTGGTCGTGACGACATCGGGCATCGTGACAGCGGTCGACACCAATGCGTTCTACCTGCAGGACCCGACCGGCGACGGCAACATTGCGACATCCGACGGAATCCTCGTGTTCACCAGTTCTGCGCCGACGGTGACTGTCGGGCAGGCGATCACGATCACGGCGACGGTGAACGAGTTCACGGGTAGCACCGCAGGCAGCCTGTCGCTGACCCAGCTGATCACTCCGACTTCGATTATCGTCAATTCGAGCGGCAACGCGCTGCCCGCGCCGGTCCTCATCAGCACCGACGGCGCGCCAGGGTCGCGGACGCCGCCGACATCGGTCATCGAGAACGACGCGTTCACCAGTTTCGATCCCGCGACCGACGGCATCGATTTCTGGGAATCGCTGGAGGGGATGCGCGTCACCATCCAGACGCCGCTGGTGGTCGCGAACAGCAACAGCTTCGGCGAAACCTATGTCGTTGCTTCGGGCGGCACCGGCGCGACCGGGGTCAACGACCGCGGCGGGATCACGATCTCTGCGGGCGATTTCAATCCCGAACGGATCCAGATCGACGACGATTCAGGGATCTTTGCCGGATACACGCCGGGGCATACGCAGAGCGACCGGCTGGGCGATGTTACCGGCATCGTGAACTATGCGTTCGCCGAATATGAAGTGATCGTGACGCAGGCGGTGAGCGTCACCACCGACAACACGCTGGCCCGCGAAACAACCAATCTGGTCGGCGACGCCACGCGGTTCAGCTACGCGAGCTTCAACCTCGAGAATTTCGATCCGACCGATCCGGTGTCGAAGGTCGCACTGCTGGCGAGCGAGATCGTCAACGGACTCCGCAGCCCCGACATCATCGGCGCGCAGGAGATCCAGGATGCCGACGGCGCGGGCACGGGGACCAACCTGAGCGGTACAGTCACCGCGCAGTTGCTGATCGACGCCATCGCGGCGCTCGGCGGGCCGACCTATCGCTATATCGAAGTTGCGCCGACGGTGGCGAACAGCACCGGCGGTGAGCCGAACGGAAACATCCGCAACGGGTTCTTCTACAACACCGCGCGCGTTACCTATGTCGAGGGATCGGCCGCACTGATCGACACGTCGGCCTACACCGGATCGCGGCGTCCCCTGGTCGCCGATTTCATGTTCAACGGCGAGCGCATTACCGCCATCGACCTGCACTCGACGTCGCGCGGCGGGTCGGATCCGCTATGGGGTGCCACCCAGCCGCCGACCGATGCGGGGGATGGCGCGCGTACGGCCCAGGCGAACGGTGTCCGCGCCTATATCGACGCGGCGCTGGCCATCGATCCGGCGCGCAAGTTCGTCGTCAACGGCGACTTCAACGGCTTCTACTTCGAAACCGCGCTGACCAATCTGACAGCGGGCGGGGTGATCGCCAACCTCTATGACACGCTGCCGGTGCAGGAACGCTATTCGTACATCTTCGGCGGCAATTACCAGACGCTCGATCATATCCTTGTCTCGGGCAGCCTGCTGGCTGGATCGACGCTCGACATTGTTCACCAGAATGCGTTCCTGGATGCGGCGCAGCAGGCGACCGACCACGACCAACCGGTTGCAACGATCGGACAGGCACGAACGACCGGTACTGCAGTGGCGGTTGCCGACGGCTTCACCACGACCGAGGCCGCTTTCTATCGCGGCACGGTGCTCGCCAACGACACCGGCGGCGGGGCAGGACTGGTGGTCGCGACGGTGAACGGCATCGCGCCGGGAACGACGCAAACGCTCGCGTCGGGGGCAAAGCTGACGCTGCTCGCCGACGGTACCTTTACCTACGATCCCGACGGCGCGTTCAACGCGCTCAGCACCGGCGGCACCGGGTCCGACAGTTTTACCTATACCTTGCCCGGCGGCTCGACCGGCACGGCATCGATTACGATCACCGGCATCTCGGCCGCTGCACCCTCGGCGAGCGACGATACGATTACGGGCACGCCGCTGGACGACAGCTTCGACCTCAGCACCGGTGGCAACGATACGGTGACCGGCGGCGCGGGGAACGACGCCTTCTCTTTAGGCGCGGCGTTCACGGCGGCGGACCGGATCAACGGCGGTTCGGGCACCAACGACCAGGTCGGGATCGGCGGCAATTACACCGGTGCCAACCGGCTCGTGCTCAATGCCAATACGCTGACCAATGTCGAGGTGCTCGCGGCACTGCCCGGTACGGGGAACAGCTATGACATTGTCACGCACGACGCCAATGTCGCCGCAGGACAGGTTCTGACGATTTTCGGCGGCAATCTGGCCGCAGGCCAGAACCTGACGTTCAACGGGTCGGCGGAAACCGACGGGGCGTTCCGCGTCTATGGCGGACTCGGCACCGACACGCTGACCGGCGGCGGAGGCGACGACGGCTTCTACTTCGGCCCGGGCAAGTTCGGCGCGGGGGACACGGTCACCGGCGGCGCAGGCACCAACGACCAGCTGGCGCTCGACGGCGACTATACGCTGACAGTCGGGACGAGTGCCGATGTCGAGGTGCTCGTCCTGCTGGGCGGACCGGCGGCAACCCCGAATAATTTCAATATCGCCTTGTCGGACCTGTGGACCGGCGCTGGCGCGACCAAGACAGTGTTCGGGACGACCGTGGTCACGGCACTGACGGTCGACGGTTCGGCGGAAACCAACGGCAATTTGCGGTACTTCGGCGGCCAGGCGGCGGATGTGCTGATCGGCGGTGCAGGCGCAGATGCGATTTACGGCGGCAGCGGCGGCGATGCCATGACCGGCGGGGCGGGGGCGGATGTCTTCCGCTATGATGCTATCACCGATTCGAACGGTACGACCAACGCCACGCGCGACCGCATCCTCGATTTCACGACCGGCAGCGACAAGATCGACCTGTCGCGGATCGATGCGATCGCGGGCGGGGCCGACGATGCATTCAGCTTCATCGGTTCGGGTGCGTTCAGCAATGTCGCGGGGCAATTGCGCTACACCGATGCGGGCGGCGGTATTTTCATCGTCGAAGGCGATGTCGATGGTGACGGGATTGCGGACTTTACGCTGAGCCTCGCGTCGGTCGGCCTGACGCCGCCGGTCGCCACGGACTTTGTGCTGTAACTGGCCGCACGTCGATCGCTTCGTGGCATAGTAAAGTCCGGAAATTGTCAATCTGTGACAGTTGTTTATCAAGTATTGATCGACCCCTCACGACCGGTTAGCTGGTACTCAGAATAACGGGACAGGGTGCAGCATGCCGACGACAACAGGCGGGGGTCAATTCGAGAATCGCGGCGATACCGACTGGTTTCGCGCCCGTTTTGAATCCGGCAAGACGTATGTCGTCAATTTCACCGGTACGGGCACGATCTATCTGATCCTGCCCAACGGGGATCGCTATCGTCCGCCGGTCGAATTCGGCAACGTCATCCGCTTCGTGGCACCC
Protein-coding regions in this window:
- a CDS encoding Calx-beta domain-containing protein, whose translation is MAAFTPGNIVIYRVGNGSAALSSAATAVFLDEYTPAGVLVQSIALPTADSGPNQTLTAAGSSTSEGMLTRSVDGRYLVLSGYDAAPGTATVSGTTGSAVNRVIGRVAADGAIDTTTALADFSSGNSPRGVVSVDGSSFWVDAAVGGVRYATFGATTSTLVSSTIANLRTIEIFDSQLYVSTGSGTTVRIGAVGTGLPTTGGQTITTLPGLPVSTGSPYQFYLADLTAAVAGVDTLYIADDGAGVGIQKYSLVAGSWVSNGTATTASTVRGLTGSTSGTSVSLFATSAAALFSLTDTAGYNATISIGAATQIATAATNTAFRGVAFAPQNALPTLVISDPTVVEGNSGTTTLVYTVTSSALAGVGGIGFSFATADGSATTGSDYVSQSGTGTIAAGSNSTTISVVVNGDTTVEGNETVLVNLTAPSGATIADAQGVGTITNDDVATPGTLAIDNVTLAEGNAGTTAFTFTVTRTGGSSGTVTVDYATSLGTASATNANAVDLTAASGTLTFLDGETSKTITVQVNGDTAFESDEAFSVVLSNATGGGSITTATGTGTITNDDPAVPGTLAIDNVTLAEGNTGTTAFTFTVTRSGGSDGTVAVDYATTLGTADAGDLTPVSGTLTFLNGETTKTITVLVNGDYVLEGDDSFSIVLANATGGASITTATGNGNITNDDVAAAVVTINDVSVAEGNAGGTNVLTFTVTRSTNDGTFTIDYATANGTATSGDYTSASGTLTFTAGGALTQTVTVPLTGDVVYEGNETVLVNLSNLVSSVGVATIGDAQGIGTITNDDPLPALSIGNATVIEGDAGTVTLVYTITADGVAPAGGIGFSIATADGTATAGTDYVAQSTTGTIAEGATSTTFSVTVNGDTVFERDETVLVNLSSPTNATIAVAQGTGTISNDDAIPASARIFSESFTGFTAGGFAPTPTAGQLDSDIWRPVGFSDNPAPAYGFTGAAATDFGRGLIAANPTGGGIYSVTGNGAIIVQPTGTDFSANGYIEARIQNNSGASATSFDVTFDWATRNNEPRSSALSLLYSTDGVNFTAVAGAAFSTPLTADSTVFTYTPRSVNIGSLLVADGGYLYLRWQHADNGGSGNRDEVGIDNVTVDANLSSVVTANAANISFNEGNSGTTNAVFTITRSNGAGSASVSYATANGTGIAGVDYVATSGTVTFAPGETARTVTVLVNGDTANEANETFFLNLSNPVGVALPSPQSIATIVNDDNGPVAIYDIQGAGHRSSFNGLVVTTSGIVTAVDTNAFYLQDPTGDGNIATSDGILVFTSSAPTVTVGQAITITATVNEFTGSTAGSLSLTQLITPTSIIVNSSGNALPAPVLISTDGAPGSRTPPTSVIENDAFTSFDPATDGIDFWESLEGMRVTIQTPLVVANSNSFGETYVVASGGTGATGVNDRGGITISAGDFNPERIQIDDDSGIFAGYTPGHTQSDRLGDVTGIVNYAFAEYEVIVTQAVSVTTDNTLARETTNLVGDATRFSYASFNLENFDPTDPVSKVALLASEIVNGLRSPDIIGAQEIQDADGAGTGTNLSGTVTAQLLIDAIAALGGPTYRYIEVAPTVANSTGGEPNGNIRNGFFYNTARVTYVEGSAALIDTSAYTGSRRPLVADFMFNGERITAIDLHSTSRGGSDPLWGATQPPTDAGDGARTAQANGVRAYIDAALAIDPARKFVVNGDFNGFYFETALTNLTAGGVIANLYDTLPVQERYSYIFGGNYQTLDHILVSGSLLAGSTLDIVHQNAFLDAAQQATDHDQPVATIGQARTTGTAVAVADGFTTTEAAFYRGTVLANDTGGGAGLVVATVNGIAPGTTQTLASGAKLTLLADGTFTYDPDGAFNALSTGGTGSDSFTYTLPGGSTGTASITITGISAAAPSASDDTITGTPLDDSFDLSTGGNDTVTGGAGNDAFSLGAAFTAADRINGGSGTNDQVGIGGNYTGANRLVLNANTLTNVEVLAALPGTGNSYDIVTHDANVAAGQVLTIFGGNLAAGQNLTFNGSAETDGAFRVYGGLGTDTLTGGGGDDGFYFGPGKFGAGDTVTGGAGTNDQLALDGDYTLTVGTSADVEVLVLLGGPAATPNNFNIALSDLWTGAGATKTVFGTTVVTALTVDGSAETNGNLRYFGGQAADVLIGGAGADAIYGGSGGDAMTGGAGADVFRYDAITDSNGTTNATRDRILDFTTGSDKIDLSRIDAIAGGADDAFSFIGSGAFSNVAGQLRYTDAGGGIFIVEGDVDGDGIADFTLSLASVGLTPPVATDFVL